A stretch of DNA from Oreochromis aureus strain Israel breed Guangdong linkage group 23, ZZ_aureus, whole genome shotgun sequence:
TAAATCTGTTATCCTTCCTCAACAACTGCAAGCTGAAAGGCAAGCAGTCCTGACTCACAGCTTCCTTCTAACAAGAAAACTCCACGGGGGGCTCTCAGCACACAGACATCTTGGTAATGAAAAGATGTATTGATGAAGACGGCTGCAGCTGTGGATGCCGGCTCAAGTACACAGCATAGAAGTCAGAGCTAAATCAAAGCGCTGAGCAGAGGGTGTTCACACCAGTGTTTCTCATCTCAAGGTTTACTTACAAGGTGGTTTTAGTCCACACATGTCCACACTGtacacagttttatttaaaagtcaaataaaaagtcaccaactattatttaatttacCAGCTATGCTCTTGCGTCTTGCTCCCAGTTGCCAACACTGGTGTTCTACTGCACCTAATTTCAGTGTCAAAGCTTCTAAACTGGCCAAAAGCCTTCCACCAAGAGCTGAGAGGAAGTACTCTCTGGCTACTTGGACAACAATATCCTGAAGGTCACTATGAAACTTGACCcagatttgtacttaatattgACCTAAACCATAATCTTTTCCTAACCTAAATAACAAGGTTTAAATCCCAATCTGCTGCTGTTAGTATGGCTGAGGCTGtcacatgtgtttgtttgtatatgcgTAACTCCTTACCAATCACGATGGTCACCTCTGTgattttagaaaagagacaacATTTAGAAGACGATGAAGAGATTTCAGAACATGAGGTATTTTGCTGTTACTGGATAGGACAGTGCAGAAAGTAGACAGGAAGCTGGAGAGAAAGTGAGGGGGATGACATACAGGAAACAGTCTGGGGCAGACGAGTGGGCCTGGGTTTGACGGGTTTGACGAGATGCTCAACCAGGTGAGCTATAGCAGCACTCTCAAGTCAGAATGTGGCAGGTGAGTTTGAAGATGAGGATGAGACAATCAGCTCCAAAAGAATGGTCCATCCTGTATGACTGCCAATGTGGTGCAACAAGGCCCAACACAAATAGTGGACATCAAATCTCATTTTTAACGTTTCATCCTAGATGCCATTCAGAAAATCATCCTGATTAGGTGATGTTCCTGATCTAGATTTTTGTGAGTCACAATACTGAATGATTTGTTGTTCTTGAACACAGCTTACAGCTCAAGTCCTGGAGAACAAAGACATCGGTTTTGGAATGGTGGACTCCCAGAAGGATGTCAAAGTAGCCAGAAAACTGGGTATGTAGTGCATCTGTGTTGTTCTTGGCTTATCCACTCATATGGTTTTCTTATACCATTTTACTAGTAATGTATTGTTTTTAAAGTATTGGATCTGTTGTCTAAATAGGACTGGAGGAGGTGGGCAGCTTGTACGTGTTCAAGGACGACCGCGTGATTGAGTTTGACGGGGAGCTCTCAGCAGACACTCTGGTGGAGTTCCTGTTGGATGTGAGTAGTAAAATCTGATGCTTTTCAGACGGCAGTTACCTTACCCACAAAAACAATCAATCTTCAGCCTCGTTAATTAATTAAATCCCTAACATATCACAACTGCAACATCAATAAGCTCTTCAACAACACACATTTTAGTAACCGTCATGTGTACCTCATATAAAAAATGCACTGTAAACTAAATTATCAGAAAAGGTAAGGCAGCGACATAACTGCTATAGGTCCCTTTTGATTACAGTTAAATCTCATATATTTTTGAGGATCTAACCGATTTTTCATTCACTTTTCCCACAGGCTAAGATAAATTACCataatattaaaacatttccccgtcgtgggatcaataaagtcttatcttatcttatcttatcttatcttatcttatcttaaaccaGTGAGTTAATATAAAACTCCCTTTTACTCAACATTGTTGGAgtactttttgctttttgtaaaCATAAGGAAGTTCCGCATTActtttgttgtgcaaaagtTTAGTGGAGACGGATTAAAGTTTGCAGAACTCACTAAGAAGCCTGTGCCATCTATTCAGGCTAAGCAATAGCTTTACAAGCCCCTTCACTCATGGCATCACAgcttctatctatctatctatctatctatctatctatctatctatctatctatctatctatctatctatctatctatctatctatctatctatctatctatctatctatctatctatctatcatggATCAAATATCTGTTACGCACATTTAGGTCAATGCACTAATAATTTTGCCACAATAATGGCATCTTAGTCAAATCTATAAGCTCTGGAATCCTAGAGCTTTTTCTTCTTATATTATAGCATACACTCAGTATGCTGTATTATTAAAAGACAAGTGCTAGCTAGAGCTGACCAATAGATTTCCTTTGGTTTTTGCTTTTACTGTTCTTCCTGcaggcttttttaaaattacactaTTTATTACTGCATGTGCAATATTCTCTACATTAATTCTGTCCTATTGACTAtcagcacatgcacacactgacatttaaacaatgcaaTTGACGACAGAGAAATGTTACCTTTAAGAGGTGATTACTTAATCCTCAAAATAGtgcaatttattaaaaaacaaaaactccaatttaaaaatatgaaaacaacttaaatatttttaattaatttgagCGTTTGGGTTTACACACCATCTTGCAcaagatatttattttaaaagaacagCGAGTAGGGTCTTAATTGGGCCCCTGGTTCCTGGTTCATTTACTTCATTTTTATCTAAACTACACACTTTTAAGTTTTTAGGACTGCATCATGCACAAGTTCAGCATTATTGCTTGTATTGATTATTGACTGACATGTATATGCCTTCCAAGGTATAGCTCAACAGTTACTTTTAGGTAAGAGTACCTTGTACTGTATTTCAGCTCTGTTAGGTGGATTTTATTACCATGGCATGAGCCAAGCTAGCTGTTTGCTATCTTCagtgctaatgctaatgctcATAATTACATGCAGCTTTGATTGTAATCAAAGCTGCATGTAATTATGAGTCCACATTAAACAAATGTGTATGAGACTAGAACTGATCCAACTATACCAAACCGATTAAGTTACCTAAATAATGACTAACATGTTTTCCTTCTGTGTTATATTGCTCCTTAGGTGTTGGAGGACCCAGTAGAGATGATCAATAATGCCATGGAGGTGCGAGCCTTCGAGAGGATGGAGGAAGACATCCGCCTCATTGGTTATTTCAAAGGAGAAGATTCATGTTAGTTTAGCATCAAACTCATATGTCAATATCTACATGTAAACAAGAGCAGTTCTAAAGGAAATTACAAAGACTGGGAGTGTGTGGTTGAACCTATACCTACACTCTTTCAGTGTACCATAAAGTTGTTTTATTGTGCTTCAGAGATGTTAATGGAATCTAGAGGTTGATGGAGATATATTTTGTATCGCCTTACTGGCTGCTAAATAAAAACCTGATTCTAGACTTTGCTAGTCTCACTCAGTCTCAAGACAGCTTTTAAATAGCTTCTGGCTCCCCGTCTAATAGGTCAAACTGCAATTATAGTTCTTCTcacaaaaaaggagaaaaagtgaGGCAAGGAAGATACTATCCGGCCAATACGACAGTGGCACAAATTTTCATTATGAAGCCTATTTCTGTCCAGATATAGGTCGGTCCCTGGTGGTGACCTTGTTGGGAAGAGAACTAGGATCGTGTTTCAAGTGTATAAAACTGTATTAAGGGAAAGTTGGTTACTGGGATGAAGATACCAGAATCTGATGAGAAATTGAATGAAGACACTGCCTTTCACTTCTTGCCTTTCTCATCACACCATCACTGTAGAACATCACTGCTGAACTTCACCTTTTGTTCCTGTCAATCTTTCTCAAATTTATTTCCCactcacatttttgtttttgtttttcagatttcAAGGCTTTCCAGGAGGCCTCAGAGCGGTTTCAGCCTTACATCAAGTTTTTTGCTACATTTGATAAATCTGTAAGTCTTAACAGAAAATATACTACACTGTACAAATTTGTTTAACAGTAACATGCACCATAATTACTTAAAACACACTAACCATAATAAATTAGAACATAGAATTAATTAAATGCAACTTATATTCATTTCTGTGTGTAAATAACAAGTAGCTTGTTAGCTTACTTTTGCCATTCTAGCAAAAAGCTAGCATGGCTATCTCAAATGCATCAGTTTAACTGCTAGCAGCTCTTTAAGTATGTAAATTAATGttagtgtttgttgttttgttaaaTCTGATCTCTTAGGCTAGCTGCTTCCAGTCTTTATCTTCACATCACTCCTCCAATATAAATTTCAGAAAAAGACTGGAGATAGCTAATTTAGTTGAAACTCTTGATAAATCAGCTTCActtcaaacattaaaaaactgaaaatcgTCCCTAAAATATTAAAGTGACATCTTggcatttaatgttttttttttgttttgttttgttttttaggtaGCCAAACATCTTTCCCTAAAGATGAATGAAGTTAATTTCTATGAGCCATTCATGGAGGAGCCGGCCATCGTGCCTGGAAGACCTCTATCCGAGATAGACATTGTTGAATATGTAACCCAGCACAGAAggttaatgttttttgttttttttaaagtttttttcaaCTTAAAATTTCAAGCTTTCCTTTGTGTGAGATTTAATACAAATGTGCTTCTTACAGAGCTACTTTGAGGAAGCTCCGGGCTGAGAATATGTTTGAGACATGGGTGATTGTTTGGTCTTATCAGAGCAGATGGGAGCAGAAATTACATAGTATACAagcattttctttaaatgtattGAAGCCAACGTTGAATTCAAGCTGCTAATTACTCTAAATCTTTAAATTCTTCCCATCTGTAGGAAGATGATATGGATGGAATACATATTGTTGCCTTTGCTGAGGAAGAAGATCCAGGTCTGCAGCTGTAATTCAgagctttttgttgtttaacATTACAGTTATTTATCTTGATTTAAAACTGGAGTTGAGTTCAGATAACTTTGTTGTCGCTTCCTTAGATGGCTATGAGTTCCTGGAAATCCTGAAAGATGTGGCCAGAGACAATACCAAC
This window harbors:
- the LOC116321018 gene encoding calsequestrin-2-like, with the protein product MQHMWLSLLSGLCLHLVFLCSAEEGLEFPNFDGKDRVMDINERNYKKALKRYDLLCLFYHEPLPANKGLQKRFQMTELVLELTAQVLENKDIGFGMVDSQKDVKVARKLGLEEVGSLYVFKDDRVIEFDGELSADTLVEFLLDVLEDPVEMINNAMEVRAFERMEEDIRLIGYFKGEDSYFKAFQEASERFQPYIKFFATFDKSVAKHLSLKMNEVNFYEPFMEEPAIVPGRPLSEIDIVEYVTQHRRATLRKLRAENMFETWEDDMDGIHIVAFAEEEDPDGYEFLEILKDVARDNTNNPELSIVWIDPDDFPLLTTYWEKTFKLDLFRPQIGVVNVTDADSVWLDMSNDEDLPTAEELEDWIEDVLSGRVNTEDDDESADEPENPDSYITEDSDEIHDLDEGDNDDNYN